The Corvus hawaiiensis isolate bCorHaw1 chromosome 2, bCorHaw1.pri.cur, whole genome shotgun sequence genome includes a window with the following:
- the ZC3H12C gene encoding probable ribonuclease ZC3H12C isoform X2 → MAAGPLPGRRSSCPGRAAQALPAGPSRHGNKEVFSCRGIKLAVDWFLERGHKDVTVFVPAWRKEQSRPDALITDQEILRKLEKEKILVFTPSRRVQGRRVVCYDDRFIVKLAFESDGIIVSNDNYRDLANEKPEWKKFIDERLLMYSFVNDKFMPPDDPLGRHGPSLDNFLRKKPIVPEHKKQPCPYGKKCTYGHKCKYYHPERGNQPQRSVADELRAMSRSTAAKTTSEGGLVKSNSVPCSTKSDGTSELKRAAPKRQSDPSIRTQVYQDLEEKLPTKNKLETRSVPSLVSIPSSSAGKPQSTAPLTNGLPSGVHFPPQDQRPQGQYPTVMMATKNHGTPMPYDQYPKCESPVDIGYYSMLSAYSNLSVSGPRSPERRFSLDTDYRISSVASDCSSEGSVSCGSSDSYVGYSDRSYMSSPDPQLEENLKCQHMHPHGRLNTQPFLQSYHEPLTRVQSYSHEEPKHHHKSPIPYMAVHLQHPAVGARSSCPNDYSASQSSSHSKALHLGRALVSTRIDSISDSRLYENSPLRHRKPYAAQEGLGGWDRQSYGMDAYSYRQTYSLPSNPTQPCYEQFAFQSLPEQQDQPWRVPYCGIPQDPPRHQDTREKVYINLCNIFPPDLVRMVMKKNPHVTDAQQLAAAILVEKSQLGY, encoded by the exons CCACGGGAacaaagaagtattttcttgtcgAGGAATCAAATTGGCAGTAGACTGGTTTTTGGAAAGAGGCCACAAGGATGTTACTGTGTTTGTGCCAGCGTGGAGGAAAGAACAGTCGAGACCAGATGCTCTTATAACAG ATCAAGAAATCTTACGTAAATTAGAAAAGGAGAAGATTCTTGTGTTCACACCATCCCGGCGTGTGCAAGGGAGAAGGGTGGTGTGCTACGATGACCGATTCATAGTGAAGTTGGCCTTTGAGTCAGATGGCATCATTGTCTCTAATGATAACTACAGGGATCTAGCTAATGAAAAGCCAGAATGGAAGAAGTTCATAGATGAACGCTTGTTGATGTATTCATTTGTTAATGACAA aTTTATGCCTCCTGATGATCCTCTTGGTCGCCATGGTCCAAGTCTGGACAATTTTCTTAGGAAGAAGCCTATTGTGCCAGAACATAAGAAGCAACCGTGTCCGTATG GGAAGAAATGTACCTATGGACACAAATGCAAATACTACCATCCAGAAAGAGGAAATCAGCCTCAGCGATCTGTAGCTGATGAACTTCGTGCCATGTCTAGAAGCACAGCTGCCAAAACTACAAGTGAAGGAGGACTGGTAAAAAGCAATAGTGTTCCCTGTAGCACTAAAAGTGATGGCACTTCAGAGCTGAAGCGTGCTGCTCCAAAGAGGCAATCCGATCCTAGTATAAGGACCCAAGTCTATCAAGACTTGGAGGAAAAGCTTCCCACCAAAAACAAATTGGAAACCAGGTCTGTACCTTCTTTAGTTAGTATACCAAGTTCCTCTGCTGGAAAACCCCAAAGTACTGCACCTTTAACTAACGGCCTTCCATCCGGAGTTCACTTCCCACCTCAGGATCAAAGACCACAGGGACAGTATCCTACAGTGATGATGGCAACCAAAAATCATGGAACACCAATGCCTTATGACCAGTATCCAAAATGTGAGTCTCCGGTGGATATAGGCTATTACTCCATGCTGAGTGCATATTCAAATCTCAGCGTATCTGGTCCGCGTAGTCCAGAAAGGCGCTTCTCCTTGGACACAGATTATAGGATTAGCTCTGTAGCTTCTGACTGCAGCAGCGAGGGGAGCGTCAGCTGTGGCAGTAGCGATTCCTACGTGGGTTACAGCGATCGCTCGTACATGAGCTCGCCTGACCCACAGCTAGAGGAGAACTTGAAGTGCCAACATATGCACCCCCACGGCCGCCTTAACacccagcccttcctgcagagCTACCACGAGCCTCTCACACGAGTGCAGAGCTACAGTCACGAAGAACCAAAGCATCACCACAAATCTCCCATTCCGTACATGGCTGTGCATCTGCAGCATCCAGCAGTCGGGGCTCGTTCCAGTTGTCCGAACGACTACTCCGCATCTCAGAGCTCGTCCCATTCAAAGGCGCTGCATCTGGGGAGAGCGCTGGTGTCCACGAGAATAGACAGCATTTCAGACTCCCGTTTGTATGAAAACTCTCCATTAAGACACAGAAAGCCTTACGCTGCCCAGGAAGGTCTGGGAGGTTGGGACAGGCAGAGTTACGGGATGGATGCCTACAGCTACCGCCAGACATACTCCTTGCCCAGCAACCCCACGCAGCCATGCTACGAGCAGTTTGCCTTCCAAAGCCTTCCCGAGCAGCAGGACCAGCCCTGGCGCGTACCTTACTGTGGAATCCCGCAAGACCCCCCAAGGCACCAAGACACCCGGGAGAAGGTTTACATTAACCTCTGCAACATCTTCCCCCCCGACCTCGTGAGGATGGTGATGAAGAAGAACCCTCACGTGACGGACGCTCAGCAGCTCGCTGCAGCCATCTTAGTGGAGAAATCTCAGCTAGGTTATTGA
- the ZC3H12C gene encoding probable ribonuclease ZC3H12C isoform X3: MYSFVNDKFMPPDDPLGRHGPSLDNFLRKKPIVPEHKKQPCPYGKKCTYGHKCKYYHPERGNQPQRSVADELRAMSRSTAAKTTSEGGLVKSNSVPCSTKSDGTSELKRAAPKRQSDPSIRTQVYQDLEEKLPTKNKLETRSVPSLVSIPSSSAGKPQSTAPLTNGLPSGVHFPPQDQRPQGQYPTVMMATKNHGTPMPYDQYPKCESPVDIGYYSMLSAYSNLSVSGPRSPERRFSLDTDYRISSVASDCSSEGSVSCGSSDSYVGYSDRSYMSSPDPQLEENLKCQHMHPHGRLNTQPFLQSYHEPLTRVQSYSHEEPKHHHKSPIPYMAVHLQHPAVGARSSCPNDYSASQSSSHSKALHLGRALVSTRIDSISDSRLYENSPLRHRKPYAAQEGLGGWDRQSYGMDAYSYRQTYSLPSNPTQPCYEQFAFQSLPEQQDQPWRVPYCGIPQDPPRHQDTREKVYINLCNIFPPDLVRMVMKKNPHVTDAQQLAAAILVEKSQLGY, translated from the exons ATGTATTCATTTGTTAATGACAA aTTTATGCCTCCTGATGATCCTCTTGGTCGCCATGGTCCAAGTCTGGACAATTTTCTTAGGAAGAAGCCTATTGTGCCAGAACATAAGAAGCAACCGTGTCCGTATG GGAAGAAATGTACCTATGGACACAAATGCAAATACTACCATCCAGAAAGAGGAAATCAGCCTCAGCGATCTGTAGCTGATGAACTTCGTGCCATGTCTAGAAGCACAGCTGCCAAAACTACAAGTGAAGGAGGACTGGTAAAAAGCAATAGTGTTCCCTGTAGCACTAAAAGTGATGGCACTTCAGAGCTGAAGCGTGCTGCTCCAAAGAGGCAATCCGATCCTAGTATAAGGACCCAAGTCTATCAAGACTTGGAGGAAAAGCTTCCCACCAAAAACAAATTGGAAACCAGGTCTGTACCTTCTTTAGTTAGTATACCAAGTTCCTCTGCTGGAAAACCCCAAAGTACTGCACCTTTAACTAACGGCCTTCCATCCGGAGTTCACTTCCCACCTCAGGATCAAAGACCACAGGGACAGTATCCTACAGTGATGATGGCAACCAAAAATCATGGAACACCAATGCCTTATGACCAGTATCCAAAATGTGAGTCTCCGGTGGATATAGGCTATTACTCCATGCTGAGTGCATATTCAAATCTCAGCGTATCTGGTCCGCGTAGTCCAGAAAGGCGCTTCTCCTTGGACACAGATTATAGGATTAGCTCTGTAGCTTCTGACTGCAGCAGCGAGGGGAGCGTCAGCTGTGGCAGTAGCGATTCCTACGTGGGTTACAGCGATCGCTCGTACATGAGCTCGCCTGACCCACAGCTAGAGGAGAACTTGAAGTGCCAACATATGCACCCCCACGGCCGCCTTAACacccagcccttcctgcagagCTACCACGAGCCTCTCACACGAGTGCAGAGCTACAGTCACGAAGAACCAAAGCATCACCACAAATCTCCCATTCCGTACATGGCTGTGCATCTGCAGCATCCAGCAGTCGGGGCTCGTTCCAGTTGTCCGAACGACTACTCCGCATCTCAGAGCTCGTCCCATTCAAAGGCGCTGCATCTGGGGAGAGCGCTGGTGTCCACGAGAATAGACAGCATTTCAGACTCCCGTTTGTATGAAAACTCTCCATTAAGACACAGAAAGCCTTACGCTGCCCAGGAAGGTCTGGGAGGTTGGGACAGGCAGAGTTACGGGATGGATGCCTACAGCTACCGCCAGACATACTCCTTGCCCAGCAACCCCACGCAGCCATGCTACGAGCAGTTTGCCTTCCAAAGCCTTCCCGAGCAGCAGGACCAGCCCTGGCGCGTACCTTACTGTGGAATCCCGCAAGACCCCCCAAGGCACCAAGACACCCGGGAGAAGGTTTACATTAACCTCTGCAACATCTTCCCCCCCGACCTCGTGAGGATGGTGATGAAGAAGAACCCTCACGTGACGGACGCTCAGCAGCTCGCTGCAGCCATCTTAGTGGAGAAATCTCAGCTAGGTTATTGA